The following are from one region of the Apostichopus japonicus isolate 1M-3 chromosome 17, ASM3797524v1, whole genome shotgun sequence genome:
- the LOC139954987 gene encoding splicing factor 3B subunit 6-like, which translates to MHTSINGLNLVVNFVIYLQNFAMAMQAARRQGVRLPPEVNRILYVRNLPYKITAEEMYDIFGKYGGIRQIRVGNTAETKGTAYVVYEDIFDAKNACDHLSGFNVCGRYLVVLYYQANRAFKKIDQDKKQAELDKMKAKYGLSTPEVAK; encoded by the exons ATGCACACATCTATAAACGGGTTGAATTTAGTGGTCAATTTTGTTATCTATCTCCAAAACTTTGCAATGGCGATGCAAGCTGCTCGACGACAGGGG GTGAGACTACCCCCTGAAGTAAATCGGATCCTTTATGTCAGAAATCTACCCTACAAGATCACCGCCGAAGAAATGTACGATATCTTTGGAAAGTATGGAGGCATCAGACAAATAAGAGT AGGAAACACAGCAGAGACGAAGGGCACAGCGTATGTTGTTTACGAAGACATATTTGATGCCAAAAATGCCTGCGACCATTTATCTGGATTTAACGTCTGTGGTCGTTACCTTGTTGTCCTTTACTACCAAGCCAATAGG GCATTTAAGAAGATTGATCAGGACAAGAAACAAGCTGAACTCgacaaaatgaaagcaaagtACGGTCTCAGCACACCGGAAGTTGCCAAGTGA